The following proteins are co-located in the Sulfurovum sp. TSL6 genome:
- a CDS encoding group III truncated hemoglobin, protein MPYDSVDRPSIERMVREFYTDVLQDDILGPIFTKALGDDLTNGKWYEHLNTLYNFWMQMMTGESPYQGHPFPPHAFIGPLYRETFERWLELFHATVYRLFVPEIADKFYKKANILAEQFMDNLGMNDEDEDEEY, encoded by the coding sequence ATGCCTTATGATTCAGTTGACAGACCTTCCATAGAGAGAATGGTACGTGAGTTTTATACTGATGTACTTCAAGATGATATCCTAGGTCCTATCTTCACTAAAGCTCTGGGAGATGATCTGACAAATGGTAAATGGTATGAACACCTTAACACCCTATATAATTTTTGGATGCAGATGATGACAGGCGAGTCTCCGTATCAGGGACACCCTTTTCCTCCGCATGCATTTATAGGACCGCTTTACCGTGAAACTTTTGAGCGTTGGTTAGAACTTTTTCACGCGACAGTCTATCGGCTCTTCGTTCCTGAGATCGCCGATAAGTTTTATAAAAAAGCCAACATTCTGGCAGAGCAGTTTATGGACAATCTTGGTATGAATGATGAAGACGAAGATGAAGAGTACTAA